From the genome of Scytonema hofmannii PCC 7110, one region includes:
- a CDS encoding Ig-like domain-containing protein has protein sequence MKTRKLEVKVTNEGKRKKEFPIPHSLFPIPYSLFMLPSTLVNRGAMPCTRTSLGIWSAFVAVVLPSFVGEAIFSRAEATNVPENREWGMANGEISPLSTPVRAQGIALPTSYSQLPTTPLTPSPTLPLTPSPTPNSQLPTPSVSPSPNPDSPSPTPNSQLPNPDSPSPTPNSQLPTPSVSPSPNPNSPSPTPNSQLPTPSEIIGDQIKIDIVPVGEPRVQADGRSTIRFTGQVTDENGQIIREDIVVTLTSSAGKFIGADQDKDQGGFQVIARGGEFTATLQSDIKPQQVRVRAAVESIRTQNPFRRDRDVIKDSPFFGQRGVLNDTPFPQQTDNSSIEKFKDTPIEAYTQVEFTTYLRPSLATGVVNLRIGARGTNYWGSFREFVPQDLDEGTEVDLSAAVFATGKVGDWLFTGAYNSDRPLNQDCNGNVRLFGKPDQLCEQQYPVYGDSSTVTSTAPSIDSVYLRFERSSPVLGADPDYAMWGDYNTEEFARVSQLYTATNRQLHGFKGNFSFGPVQITGLYANNIEGYARDIIVPDGTSGDYFLSRRLLVPGSESVYLEEEEINRPGTILDRKQLFRGRDYEIDYDRGTLKLYKSVFAVSTQPFSPTLVKRLVVSYQPDEGEETSTLLGGRVQFNISQETDNKTFLGGSYLREYQDGQDFELYGADFLVSLGNSGQIIGEFARSSGSLLNGEDGTGNAYRLEAIGNIGDRLRARAYYRSSDEGFSNNATYSYTAGQTRYGGSLLARVTDSTFLTAAYDYEENFGRSLGVTPFFDVFNPEPVPASFGSRVNNELETIRAGILQKFKFIGRFSDFSLEYVNRSREDRVGDQFEGDASQLVSRLKLPLTQALTFQAQNELNLGDSDPLYPNRTTLALDWKAYPGVTFRLAHQFYDDSSVLRGNSITSLDTILEHKFSDDTLLSGQYSVLSGFNGLQGQGAVGINHGARIAPGLKLSVGYQYVFKNIFNNNAADGIFQTSVTGSNTASLGLFAGSVYSIGLDYTDNPNFKAGAKFEYRDGDDDNNLVITAGAAGKLSPALTALVRFQQAGGANIPVYLPSSPSSSGFVGRVDDLGDAINLRFGVAYRDPNSDKFNGLLKYEWRQNYGSIPEFSNDRDSNAHVLSGEGIYAPNWRWEFYGKYAFRLANSGDLGNNQTNDSNTQLAQLRATYRLGYRTDLAVEGRWIGQSFDSGSDYNQFGVAVEGGYYLTPDLRLGVGYSFGSVDDDRDFSSYRSEGGFYVNISLKLNELLGGFGLQKPVPKQQRESEISNREWGMGNGEWGRRIKKNSQLPTQKLIQRLKNREWGMEKFRNLQSTIHNPQSTIHNPKLFELQKSTIKLINSLKKRAAFRRFSGGEE, from the coding sequence ATGAAAACAAGAAAGCTTGAAGTTAAAGTTACCAACGAAGGAAAAAGGAAGAAGGAATTCCCTATTCCCCATTCCCTATTCCCCATTCCCTATTCTTTATTCATGTTGCCTTCCACCCTAGTTAATAGGGGCGCAATGCCTTGCACCCGTACTAGTTTAGGTATTTGGAGTGCCTTTGTGGCAGTCGTTTTACCTTCCTTTGTAGGCGAAGCCATATTCTCCCGTGCTGAAGCAACTAACGTGCCAGAGAATAGGGAATGGGGAATGGCGAATGGGGAAATATCACCACTCTCAACTCCCGTAAGGGCGCAAGGCATTGCGCTTCCTACTTCATATTCCCAACTCCCAACTACCCCCCTCACCCCCTCTCCCACTCTCCCCCTCACCCCCTCCCCCACTCCCAACTCCCAACTCCCAACTCCCTCTGTCTCCCCCTCCCCCAATCCCGATTCCCCCTCCCCCACTCCCAACTCCCAACTCCCCAATCCTGATTCCCCCTCCCCCACTCCCAACTCCCAACTCCCCACTCCCTCTGTCTCCCCCTCTCCCAATCCCAATTCCCCCTCCCCCACTCCCAACTCCCAACTCCCCACTCCCTCAGAGATAATTGGCGACCAAATAAAAATTGACATTGTACCTGTTGGCGAGCCACGAGTCCAAGCGGATGGACGTTCTACTATTAGGTTCACGGGACAGGTGACCGATGAAAATGGTCAAATAATCCGTGAGGACATAGTGGTCACCCTGACATCCAGTGCGGGGAAATTTATAGGCGCTGACCAAGATAAAGACCAAGGAGGGTTTCAGGTAATAGCACGCGGTGGAGAATTTACCGCCACTTTGCAATCGGATATTAAACCCCAACAAGTTCGCGTGCGGGCGGCGGTAGAAAGTATTAGGACACAAAACCCCTTCCGAAGAGACAGGGACGTTATCAAAGATTCACCCTTTTTTGGACAAAGAGGTGTTTTAAACGACACCCCCTTCCCCCAACAAACCGATAATTCGAGCATTGAAAAGTTCAAAGATACCCCGATAGAAGCATATACCCAGGTAGAATTTACAACCTACCTGCGACCTTCACTGGCAACTGGGGTAGTAAACTTACGGATAGGTGCTCGTGGCACAAATTACTGGGGAAGTTTTCGTGAATTTGTTCCACAAGATTTGGATGAAGGAACTGAGGTTGACTTAAGTGCAGCCGTTTTTGCTACAGGTAAAGTCGGAGATTGGTTGTTTACAGGAGCCTATAACAGCGATCGCCCTCTCAATCAAGACTGTAATGGTAATGTGCGCTTATTTGGCAAACCCGATCAGCTTTGCGAACAACAATATCCCGTCTACGGTGACAGTTCTACCGTCACTTCCACAGCACCTTCGATAGACAGTGTTTATCTTCGCTTTGAGCGCAGCAGCCCCGTGTTAGGAGCCGATCCTGACTACGCCATGTGGGGGGACTACAATACTGAAGAATTTGCCAGAGTCTCCCAACTGTACACTGCTACAAACCGTCAACTACATGGTTTCAAGGGGAACTTCAGCTTTGGACCTGTTCAAATCACAGGTTTATACGCTAACAACATTGAAGGTTACGCCAGAGATATTATCGTTCCCGACGGTACAAGTGGTGACTACTTTTTGTCACGGCGTTTGCTGGTTCCTGGGAGTGAAAGCGTCTATTTGGAAGAAGAAGAGATCAACCGTCCCGGTACAATTTTAGACCGCAAACAACTATTTCGCGGTCGAGATTACGAAATTGACTATGACCGAGGAACGCTTAAGCTTTATAAATCGGTTTTCGCCGTATCAACACAGCCCTTCAGTCCGACTTTGGTAAAACGGCTTGTTGTCTCCTACCAACCGGACGAAGGAGAGGAAACGTCTACTCTTCTTGGAGGGCGGGTACAATTCAACATTTCTCAGGAGACAGATAATAAAACTTTCCTGGGAGGTAGTTACCTGCGGGAATACCAAGATGGTCAAGACTTTGAACTGTATGGAGCAGATTTCCTTGTCTCTTTAGGAAATAGCGGTCAGATTATTGGGGAATTTGCTCGCTCTAGCGGTAGCCTCCTCAATGGAGAGGATGGAACGGGTAATGCTTATAGATTAGAAGCTATTGGCAATATTGGCGATCGCCTTCGAGCCAGAGCCTATTATCGTTCTTCTGACGAAGGTTTCTCCAACAACGCCACCTATAGCTACACAGCAGGACAAACACGCTATGGAGGCTCTCTTTTAGCCAGAGTCACCGACTCCACCTTCCTGACAGCCGCATACGACTACGAAGAGAACTTCGGGCGTTCCTTAGGTGTTACACCGTTTTTTGACGTATTCAATCCAGAACCAGTACCTGCTAGTTTTGGTTCTAGAGTCAATAACGAACTGGAAACTATCCGCGCTGGAATTTTACAAAAATTTAAATTTATTGGTCGTTTTTCCGATTTCAGTTTGGAGTACGTCAACCGTTCCCGCGAAGACCGTGTGGGCGATCAATTTGAAGGCGATGCTAGTCAGTTGGTATCTCGGCTCAAGCTACCCCTCACTCAAGCTTTGACCTTCCAAGCTCAAAATGAATTGAATTTGGGCGATAGCGACCCACTCTATCCCAACAGAACAACCCTGGCATTAGACTGGAAGGCTTACCCAGGAGTCACATTCCGACTAGCACACCAGTTTTACGATGACAGCAGCGTATTACGAGGCAACTCTATCACCTCATTAGACACGATACTCGAGCACAAATTTTCTGATGATACGCTCCTGAGCGGTCAGTACTCAGTTTTATCTGGATTCAACGGCTTACAAGGTCAAGGAGCCGTAGGAATCAATCACGGTGCTCGCATCGCTCCCGGCTTGAAACTGAGCGTGGGTTACCAATATGTCTTCAAGAACATATTTAATAACAATGCCGCAGACGGAATATTCCAAACCTCTGTTACGGGTTCCAATACGGCTTCATTAGGGCTGTTTGCTGGTAGTGTTTACAGCATTGGATTGGACTACACCGATAATCCCAACTTTAAAGCTGGTGCGAAGTTTGAATATCGTGATGGTGATGATGACAATAACCTCGTCATCACAGCAGGAGCAGCAGGCAAACTCTCACCCGCCCTCACAGCCCTAGTTCGCTTTCAACAAGCAGGTGGGGCAAATATCCCCGTGTATCTCCCCTCTAGCCCTAGTTCCTCTGGATTTGTAGGCAGAGTGGACGACTTGGGAGACGCTATCAACCTCAGATTTGGTGTAGCGTATCGCGATCCAAACAGTGATAAATTCAATGGATTGCTGAAATACGAGTGGCGTCAAAACTACGGTTCAATCCCAGAATTTAGCAATGATAGAGACTCAAACGCTCACGTACTCTCAGGTGAAGGAATATATGCCCCCAACTGGCGATGGGAATTCTATGGTAAGTACGCTTTTCGCTTAGCAAATAGCGGCGATCTTGGCAACAACCAGACTAACGATAGTAATACCCAATTGGCACAACTCAGAGCAACTTACAGACTTGGTTACCGAACCGATTTAGCTGTGGAAGGACGCTGGATAGGACAAAGTTTTGACAGTGGATCGGATTATAATCAGTTTGGTGTTGCCGTAGAAGGTGGGTATTACTTAACACCCGATCTGCGCTTAGGTGTAGGTTATAGCTTTGGCAGTGTGGACGATGACCGTGATTTTAGTAGTTACCGATCTGAAGGAGGTTTCTACGTCAATATCAGCCTCAAACTGAATGAACTTTTGGGTGGCTTTGGATTGCAAAAGCCCGTACCCAAGCAGCAGCGAGAGTCGGAAATTAGTAATAGGGAGTGGGGAATGGGGAATGGGGAATGGGGAAGAAGAATTAAGAAAAATTCCCAACTCCCCACTCAAAAACTCATTCAACGTTTGAAAAATAGGGAATGGGGAATGGAGAAATTTCGCAATCTACAATCCACAATCCACAATCCACAATCCACAATCCACAATCCAAAATTGTTTGAGTTACAAAAGTCCACAATTAAGCTAATTAATTCCCTCAAAAAGCGAGCGGCTTTTCGCAGATTCAGTGGTGGAGAGGAGTGA